In Micromonospora ferruginea, the sequence AACTCCAGCAGCCCGAACCGGCGCAGCCCCTTCGTGGTGAACCAGAGCCCGTCGGCGTCCGAGGAGTAGGGCACCAGCACCCAGTCGACCAGCCGGATCCGGCCGTGCTCGTCCGGCAGCGAGCGCAGCGCGGCGGCCGGGTCGAGGAACTGGAGCCCGAACACGTCGACCACGTCCCCGCCGACCGTCTCGGCGACCGCCGCGGCGACCGCCCGGGCCGCCCACTCGTGCGCCGGCGGCCAGCCCGGCCGGTATTCGGCCTGCACCACCACCAGGTGGGTGGCGGCGGCCAGCCGGGCCAGTTGCTCCTCGGTCGCCCCGAACGCGGCGAGCAGGTCCGGTGGCAGCTCGGGGAACTCGTCCACGGTGCGGGTGTCCACGCTCATCAGCGGGCTGTCCAGCATCTGCGTGGCCAGGCCGTGCACGGGCGCGGCCAGCCGGCCGGCCAGCCCCGCCACCGCCGTCTTCGGGCTGACCCTGGGCAGCCCTTCGATCGGCACCAGATAGGTCGCGTCGAGCGACTCCGGCACCGGTACGGGCAGGAAGTCGTCCGTGATCAGCATCCGTCCCCCTCGACCGCGCCGGCGCACTCACCCGAACGCTACCCGCCCGACCGGGTGGCGATCAGCCGGTCAGCACCAGTCCCAGGTAGGACAGCGTGGTGACGACCTCCACCAGGGCGCCGAGGACGTCGCCGGTGATGCCGCCGAAGCGGCGTACCAGGTGCCGCAGCAGCCCGGCCGCGACGGCGAGCGAGGCGAGCACGGCGAGCGGCCCCTGCCACGGGCGGCCCGGCACCGCCGGCACGGCCAGCAGCGCCACGGCGAGCGCGCCGAGCGCCAGGACGGCCCACCCCACCGTGCCGGCGACCAGCGCGCCCAGCCCGTCCGGCCGGGCCGCCGGCACGCCGCGGCGGCAGGCCAGGCCGGCGGCCAGCCGCCCGGCCGCGGTGGCCGCGACCACCGCGGCGAGCGCCGCCGGCGCGTCCCGCCCGGCCAGCTCCGCCAGCACGGCGGTCTGGAGCAGGAGTACGACCACCAGCGCGACCACCCCGAACGGGCCGACGTCCGGCTGCTTCATGATCTCCAGCGCGGCCGGCCCGCGCCGGTACGAGCCGAGCGCGTCCACGGTGTCGGCCAGCCCGTCCAGGTGCAGGCCCCGGGTGAGCAGCGCGCCCAGCGCGACCGTCGCCCCGGCGGCGACCAGCGGCGGGGCGAGCGCGCCGGCCAGCAGCAGTGCCCCGGCGAGCACCGCGCCCAGCAGCGCGCCGACCGCCGGGGCCAGCGCCATCGCGACGCCGGCGGTGTCCCGGTCGACCCGGCCGGCGCGTACCGGCGCGGTGGTGAACGTGGTCAGCGCCAGCCGGACGCCGTCGGCGAGCCGGGGCTCAGTCGGCACGGCGGCCGGGCGACACCGGCTCGTCGGACCCGGTGGTGGTCGGGCCCGGCCCGGCCGGCTCCGGCTCGGTGAAGTCCGGCTCGGTGAAGTCCGGCTCGTCGGCCGGCTCCGGCTCGGCGACGCGCTCGTCGTCGGCGCCGCCCAGCGACGGGTGCGTCGGCAGCGTGGCGGCGAGCGTGAGCGCCGAGCGCAGCAGCGGGAGGGCGGCCAGCGCGGTCGCCCCCTCGCCCAGGTCGAGGCGGAGGTCGAGCAGCGGCGTCAGGCCGAGCACGTCGGCGGCGAGCCGCACCCCGGGACGGCCGCCGTGGTCGGGCAGCAGGCACCAGTGCCGGGCCTGCCCGGCCAGGTCCCGGCTGACCATGCCGGCGGCGGTGCCGACCGGGCCGTCCAGCAGCACCGGGACCCGCCGGGCGGTGGCGCCGAGCAGCACGCCGGTGGCCATCGCGATGTCACCGCCGCCCAGCTCGGCCAGGATGTCCTTGGCCTCGCGGGGGGACCGCCGGGTGCGGTGCAGCGCGTCCCGCACGGCCGCGCAGCGGACCATCCAGGCGTTGTCGTCGATCTCGCCCTGCTCGGTCACCACCCGGCCGAGCACCGTCGGGGGCTCCGCGCCGGCGGTGGCCGCCAGCACCGCCGCGGCGGCCGCCTCGGCGCCCGCCCCGCAGGACGCCAGCACCAGAAGCTGTACGCCCGCCTCGGCGGCCTGCTCGGCCAGCCGCCAGCCGTAGCGCAGCGCCGACTCGACCTGGTCGGCGTCCAGCGCCGGGCCGTCCTCGAACGGGGCCGAGGCGGGCGCCTCGACGACCTGGAGGCTCGCGCCATTCTCGGCGGCCAGCCGGGCCAGCGCGCCCCGGCCGGCGCGGGCCTGCCGGGCGCGGCGGGCCGACTCGCCGGGCACCGCGCCGGCGGACGCCCCACCGTCGTGGTCGCCGTGCAGCAGCAGCACCCGGACCGACTCCCACGGGCGGGGCGTCGCGGTGCCCTGGGTGGCCGCGGCGAAGCCGATCACCTGCTCCAGCACGCCGAGGCCGGCGCCCGGGAGGTCGAGCGTGGCGAGCCGGTCGACCGCCTGCGGGCCGGTGTAGTCGTCCGGCATCGGCAGTTCCATGCCGGGCTGGATGACCAGGCCGGTGGCGATCATGGGCAGGGCCATGGTGGGCGCCGCCCAGTCCCCGGCGCCGCCCGTGCCGGCGGCCGGCGTGGCCGGCGGCGGCGTCGCGGCGGGGGTGAGCACCTCGGGCAGCGGCGCGTCCGGCGCGACGCTCTCCGGTCGACGCCCGGTGGACGTGGTCGACCGGTCCGCCCCGGCCCACGCCGGCGTGCCGGCCCGGTCGAGGTCGGCCGGCATGCCGTGGTCCGGCTGCGACGCGGCGTGGGCGGGCGACGCGGTGTGGGCGGGCGGCGCGGCATGGGCGGGCGTTGCGGCGTGGACCGGCGGCGCGGCGTGGACCGGCGGTGCCGGCGCTGCGGTGGGCTTGAGCCAGGCGGTCTGCCCGGCGACCACGAGCGCGACCGCGTCGCAGGCGTCGGCCACCGCGCGGTTGGTGGCGCCCAGCGCGTCGGTGAACGCCCGGCCCAGCGGCGTGGTGGGCACCAGCGACAGCCCGACCTCGGGGCTGACCAGCACCAGGCGCGCCTCGCTGGCCCGCACTGCCGCGGCCAGCTCGGCGATGGTGGCGGTGTCGTCGGCCGGCTGGTGGACCGGGTCGAGCAGCACCGTCACCCAGCCGCCCAGGTCGTCCACGAGCAGCGTGTCGTGCGGGCCGGCGGCGGCGATCACCTCGGCCAGCCGGCCCGGGTCCGTCGCCGTCTCCTCGGTGGTCCAGCTTCCCGGCCGCCGGGCCCGGTGCGTGGCGAGGCGGGCTGCCCACTCGGTGTCGTCCGGATCACCGGCGGGGGCGGTGGCCACGTAGCGGACCATGGGCGCGTCGGCGACCAGCGACTCGGCGAACCCGGACTTGCCGGAGCGGATACCGCCGAGCACCAGGAGGGTGTGCCACCCGTCAACGGACATGCCCGTACCTTAGTTCGCCCCTCCCACCCCGCCCTCCCACCCACCCGCCCCCGCCCCGCCCGACCTTTCGTCGTCGACCTTGGAGTTGTGGCGCCCAGGATGTCGGAGACAGCCGATTTGTCAGGTGCCACAACTCCAAGATCGGCGCAGGGGCCGGCGCAGGTCAGTCGCAGTGTTCGAAGGGGCTGGTGTAGGTGGCGCCGCCGGTCGCGCCGCCCCACCTCACGCAGACGGCGGCGGCGGTGGCGCGTACCGGGCCGGCGTAGTACCGGTAGCCGCCGCTCTGCGTCTGCCGGGCCCTGCCCTTCACCTCCAGGTAGGTGGTGACCGTGGTGACCCGGCCGACGTCGGCGTCCTTGAGCGTGACCACGCAGTTTGCCCCGGCCGCGGTGCTGTAGAGCAGGTAGACCCGTCCCTGGCGGACGCCGCCCGCGGTCAGCGTGGCCGAGTCGATCACCTGGTAACCACCGCCGCACACCTGGGCGGCGGTGTACGGCTGCGGCTTCGGCGCGGTCGTCGGCGTCCCGGTCGGCGCGGGCGTGCCGGTGCCCGGCCCGCCTCCGGCCGACCCGGTCGGCTGCGGCGCGGGACGGCTCGGGGTGGCCGACGACCGGCTCGGCCGCGCGCTGCGGCTCGCGCCCGGCGTCGCCGGGCCGGCGCCGCTCGGCCTCACCGTCGCCACCGGACCGGCCACCGCGGACTCACCGGCCACCGCCGTCGGCGCCGGTCCCGGCTCGTCGGGGGAGCGGAGCGCCGCCACCGCCACCGCGGTCAGCACCGCCACCAGCACCACGCCGGCCGCCCCGGCGAGCACTCCGGTTCGCCGCCCGCGTCGGGTCGGTTCCTCCCGCGTCGGCGGCGTGCCGTCCACCCCCGAGGCGGGCCGGTCGGGCGCGCCGAACGTCGAGTCGGCCGCCCAGGGCGGCACCCCGGCCACCGGTCCGACATCCGGGCCGGACGTCTGCCGCGCACCGGGCGCCACCGGATCCG encodes:
- a CDS encoding adenosylcobinamide-GDP ribazoletransferase, which gives rise to MPTEPRLADGVRLALTTFTTAPVRAGRVDRDTAGVAMALAPAVGALLGAVLAGALLLAGALAPPLVAAGATVALGALLTRGLHLDGLADTVDALGSYRRGPAALEIMKQPDVGPFGVVALVVVLLLQTAVLAELAGRDAPAALAAVVAATAAGRLAAGLACRRGVPAARPDGLGALVAGTVGWAVLALGALAVALLAVPAVPGRPWQGPLAVLASLAVAAGLLRHLVRRFGGITGDVLGALVEVVTTLSYLGLVLTG
- a CDS encoding bifunctional adenosylcobinamide kinase/adenosylcobinamide-phosphate guanylyltransferase, producing the protein MSVDGWHTLLVLGGIRSGKSGFAESLVADAPMVRYVATAPAGDPDDTEWAARLATHRARRPGSWTTEETATDPGRLAEVIAAAGPHDTLLVDDLGGWVTVLLDPVHQPADDTATIAELAAAVRASEARLVLVSPEVGLSLVPTTPLGRAFTDALGATNRAVADACDAVALVVAGQTAWLKPTAAPAPPVHAAPPVHAATPAHAAPPAHTASPAHAASQPDHGMPADLDRAGTPAWAGADRSTTSTGRRPESVAPDAPLPEVLTPAATPPPATPAAGTGGAGDWAAPTMALPMIATGLVIQPGMELPMPDDYTGPQAVDRLATLDLPGAGLGVLEQVIGFAAATQGTATPRPWESVRVLLLHGDHDGGASAGAVPGESARRARQARAGRGALARLAAENGASLQVVEAPASAPFEDGPALDADQVESALRYGWRLAEQAAEAGVQLLVLASCGAGAEAAAAAVLAATAGAEPPTVLGRVVTEQGEIDDNAWMVRCAAVRDALHRTRRSPREAKDILAELGGGDIAMATGVLLGATARRVPVLLDGPVGTAAGMVSRDLAGQARHWCLLPDHGGRPGVRLAADVLGLTPLLDLRLDLGEGATALAALPLLRSALTLAATLPTHPSLGGADDERVAEPEPADEPDFTEPDFTEPEPAGPGPTTTGSDEPVSPGRRAD